The following proteins are co-located in the Streptomyces kaniharaensis genome:
- a CDS encoding MerR family transcriptional regulator, with protein MGRVAELAGVSVRTLHHYDEIGLVRPLTRTAAGYRAYSAGDVERLREVLAYRRLGFGLQEVADLVGDPSTDAVAHLHRLRGLLLEQRDHADAMVAAIDRELEARAKGLKVTPEEQLEMLGARLYDAIGSAYTATRRTEPRIATQIWDALGDAQTVLNVGAGTGSYEPADRNVTAVEPSAVMRGQRPAGSAPCVAAAAESLPFEDQSFDVAMAVSTVHHWGDPIAGLREMRRVARRVVVLTFDTDEPGWQDRFWLTRDYLPEFAAVLADFPSLAGMADAIGARAEPVPIPWDCADGLFEAYWRRPGAYLEDHVRRAMSVWTRVGPEAEQRAVRSLSDDLDSGRWAERNSDLAGLDAKDLGLRLLIA; from the coding sequence GTGGGACGCGTGGCCGAGCTGGCTGGCGTGAGCGTCCGCACGCTGCATCACTATGACGAGATCGGGCTCGTACGGCCGTTGACGCGAACTGCAGCCGGGTACCGGGCCTATTCGGCGGGCGACGTGGAGCGACTGCGGGAGGTGCTGGCCTACCGGCGGTTGGGCTTCGGGCTGCAGGAGGTCGCGGACCTGGTCGGCGACCCTTCCACCGACGCGGTCGCGCACCTGCACCGATTGCGCGGCCTGCTGCTGGAACAGCGCGATCACGCTGACGCCATGGTGGCGGCCATCGACAGGGAACTTGAGGCACGGGCGAAGGGACTGAAAGTGACACCGGAGGAGCAACTGGAGATGCTCGGCGCACGGCTGTATGACGCGATCGGCAGCGCTTACACCGCGACACGGCGTACCGAGCCGCGGATCGCCACGCAGATCTGGGACGCGCTCGGGGACGCGCAGACGGTACTGAACGTAGGAGCCGGCACCGGCTCCTACGAGCCTGCTGATCGCAACGTGACCGCGGTGGAGCCATCGGCGGTCATGCGGGGGCAGCGGCCTGCCGGCTCGGCGCCGTGCGTGGCCGCCGCCGCGGAGAGCCTGCCGTTCGAGGACCAGTCCTTCGACGTCGCGATGGCCGTCTCCACCGTTCACCACTGGGGGGACCCGATAGCGGGGCTGCGCGAGATGCGGCGCGTGGCCCGCCGCGTGGTAGTGCTCACGTTCGACACCGACGAGCCCGGATGGCAGGACCGGTTCTGGCTCACCCGCGACTACCTGCCCGAATTCGCCGCCGTCCTCGCAGATTTTCCCTCGCTTGCTGGGATGGCCGACGCGATCGGCGCCCGCGCTGAGCCGGTGCCCATCCCGTGGGACTGCGCTGATGGCCTGTTCGAGGCGTACTGGCGCCGACCGGGGGCGTATCTGGAGGATCACGTGCGCCGTGCGATGTCGGTCTGGACGAGGGTCGGGCCGGAGGCCGAGCAGCGGGCGGTGCGAAGCCTCAGCGACGACCTCGACTCCGGCCGGTGGGCCGAGCGCAACAGCGACCTCGCCGGCCTCGACGCGAAAGATCTCGGCCTCCGCCTGCTCATAGCTTGA
- a CDS encoding inositol monophosphatase family protein, giving the protein MSDMLQTTDVAASDADLLHQTAAAVRAAGSALRERFGEAVRYQSREELMRALAVNDDTALGILRPRLTGLRPDAGWVEDELDGGALPPGEWWVVDPAEGNVNHLHALPEWAVTATLVRDNQPVLTVVHLPLTGETYTALTGAGAHVDGRPLNVSPTADLGLSIVATSQARPDEDEKVVRRVGSSITAMLFDALVVRTAVPATLHLVNVAAGRIDAFWQFAGARADLLPGALLVSEAGGRISDAQGRPWTPQSGSFLAAAPGIHAEAVATLSR; this is encoded by the coding sequence GTGTCCGACATGCTTCAGACCACTGACGTCGCCGCCTCCGACGCCGACCTGCTCCACCAGACCGCGGCCGCCGTGCGCGCAGCCGGGTCCGCGCTGCGCGAGCGCTTCGGCGAGGCGGTCCGCTACCAGAGCCGCGAAGAGCTGATGCGCGCGCTCGCCGTCAACGACGACACGGCCCTCGGCATCCTGCGCCCCCGCCTCACGGGCCTGCGCCCGGACGCCGGGTGGGTGGAGGACGAGCTGGACGGCGGGGCGCTGCCGCCCGGCGAGTGGTGGGTGGTGGATCCGGCCGAAGGCAACGTCAACCATCTGCACGCTCTGCCGGAGTGGGCGGTGACCGCCACCCTCGTGCGCGACAACCAGCCGGTGCTCACCGTGGTCCACCTGCCGTTGACCGGCGAGACCTACACCGCGCTCACCGGCGCGGGCGCCCACGTCGACGGCCGGCCGCTCAACGTCTCCCCCACTGCGGACCTCGGCCTGAGCATCGTGGCCACCAGCCAGGCCCGGCCGGACGAGGACGAGAAGGTCGTGCGACGCGTCGGCTCCTCGATCACCGCGATGCTCTTCGACGCGCTCGTCGTCCGCACCGCCGTGCCCGCGACCCTGCACCTGGTGAACGTGGCCGCCGGCCGGATCGACGCCTTCTGGCAGTTCGCCGGCGCCCGCGCGGACCTGCTCCCCGGAGCACTGCTCGTCAGCGAAGCCGGCGGACGGATCTCCGACGCCCAGGGCCGCCCCTGGACCCCCCAGAGCGGAAGCTTCCTGGCCGCCGCGCCCGGTATCCACGCCGAAGCCGTCGCCACCCTCTCCCGCTGA
- a CDS encoding NADPH-dependent F420 reductase, translated as MTTIAVLGNGRVGGNLATALTRAGHEVTVADRTPGAAADAARRARIVINATPGNGSLDRLVALREELRGKILVDVSNATTDGPDGLPADLIYPGSSLAEQLQEALPETHVVKTLNTMLFPVMTAPATLTQTPTAFLSGEDPQAKQTVHELLTDLGWHKEWITDLGGIQTARATEAAILFVPHVIRSTGFTPFAISIAR; from the coding sequence ATGACCACGATCGCCGTTCTCGGAAACGGCCGCGTCGGCGGCAACCTGGCCACAGCCCTCACCCGGGCAGGGCATGAGGTGACCGTGGCGGACCGCACGCCGGGCGCCGCCGCCGACGCCGCCCGACGCGCCCGGATCGTCATCAACGCCACCCCGGGCAACGGCTCGCTGGACCGGCTCGTCGCCCTGCGCGAGGAACTGCGCGGCAAGATCCTCGTCGACGTCTCCAACGCCACCACCGACGGACCGGACGGACTGCCCGCCGATCTGATCTACCCCGGCTCGAGCCTCGCCGAGCAGCTCCAGGAAGCGCTCCCCGAAACCCACGTCGTCAAGACCCTCAACACCATGCTCTTCCCGGTGATGACCGCCCCGGCCACGCTCACCCAGACACCGACCGCGTTCCTATCCGGCGAGGACCCGCAGGCCAAGCAGACCGTCCACGAGCTGCTCACCGACCTCGGCTGGCACAAGGAGTGGATCACCGACCTCGGCGGAATCCAGACCGCCCGCGCCACAGAGGCCGCGATCCTCTTCGTCCCGCACGTCATCCGATCCACCGGATTCACACCCTTCGCGATCTCGATCGCCCGCTGA